AAGTTCTAATCCACATTCCCTGAACCGAATTTCGTATGTCCACTCAAGTAATAAAACATTCGAAGTACACCTACACGATTGGCTTGAGCTGATCGCCAAACAGAAGGTTCGTGATACAACTTTCAAAAACTATAAACGAGCCGTCGAACATCGGATTATTCCTGCCCTTGGAAAAATGAAGTTAGATGAAATCAAAGTAGGACATGGACAAGAATTCGTATAGAAATTATCTGACGAGGGATTGTCCCCACGATACATTGAATATATTTGTACAATTATGAAAAGTGCGCTCGATCAGGCAGTTGATTGGGAGTTGCTTGCTCGAAACCCACTACAAAATATTGAAATTCCTAGAGCGCGAAGAAGAGATATTCATTCTACATGGTCAATGGAGCAAGTGAATCACTTCTTAAATTCTGCCAAATTCGAAAGCGTAATATACTATGCATTATTCCTTGTTATGGTTAACACAGGAATGCGCAGAGGCGAAGTCTTAGGTTTACGTTGGCAAGATGTTGATATGAACCAAGGAAAAATAAATGTGGTCAGAACACTTGTGTATGATGAAGACGGATTTCGATTCCATGAGCCAAAAACGAGCAGTTCAAAACGCCAAATTTCGATTGATGAGTTTGTTTGTGAAGAACTTAGGAAATACAAATCGAAACAAAATGAATTTAAGCTTGCAATTGGTTCAAGTTACGAAGATAATGGACTATTGTTTTGCCGCGAAGACGGAAAACCAATCTATCCACGTCAACTGGCGACTGTTTTTAATCGAATTGCAAAAGCAGCGAAAGTACCAAAAATTCGCATTCATGACATCCGACACACGCATGCAACCTTACTTTTGAAGTTAGGTGAAAATCCTAAAGTGGTCAGTGAATATGATGGCCCCATTTGTCAAGACAACAATTTTTAATCTCTAAGCTATAGTCCAGTTTTCCCTGTTCCTATCCTCTTTTTAGGAGGAGTGGGAGGGGTGAATGGCCGTAGGCCAGAGGGGAGGAGCGAAGCGGCTTCCCCTGTTCGTTTTCTTTCATCCCTTTGTTGCTAAGCAATCTCCTTTCCTGAATATGTATTTTGCCGAGAAGAAGTAGGAATCGGATCCTCAGGTTTCATGCCATCCAGGTAAATCTCAGCAGGCGTGTGATAGTTGAGCGATTGGTGTGGCCGTTCGTGATTGTACTTGTATATGAATTTTCTGATTGATTCCCGCGCCTCCCGTGGTGTGGCGTATTCTTTTGTGTATACTTCCTGGTACTTGAGCGTTCGCCAAAATCTTTCAATAAAGATATTATCCACAGCTCGATTCTTTCCGTCCATGCTAATTCGGACGCCAGCTTGCTTGAGTATATCCGTGTACTGTGGACTGGTGAAATGACTGCCTTGGTCGCTGTTCCAAATCTCTGGCTTCGCATGCCCCAAAGCCGTCTGAGTGGCCTTCAGCACGAAGTCGATCTCCAGTGTCTGGTCCAACTCCCAACTCACAATATAGCGGGAATACAAGTCAATCACGGCGACAAGATACATCCATCCACGCTTGAGGCGGATATAGGTGATGTCGATTGACCAGACATGATTGGGGTGACTGGCCTTAACGCCTCTAAGCAGATAGGGATAAATCTTGTGGGCCAGGTTCCGTTTACTCAGATTCGGACCAGGGCTCACACCGGCAATCCCCATTTCCCTCATGCAGCGTACGACACGCTTGCGGTTGATGGCCCAGCCCTCTCGCCGCAGGATCGCCGTAATGTAACGACTTCCTGAGACTGGCCGATCTGTGTATATCTCGTCGATGCGTCGCCGGAGACGGATCTCCTCGTCAGAGACGCTCACAGGGTTGTAGTAAAGGCTCGAACGATTCAGGCTGAGTAACTCTGCCTGCCTAGAAATAGAAAGTTTCTCACTATCGTGATCGACCATAGCAACTCTATCATCTCTAGTTCGGT
Above is a window of Fodinisporobacter ferrooxydans DNA encoding:
- a CDS encoding IS3 family transposase (programmed frameshift); protein product: MSMRKHYSASFKAEVVLELLKEEKTIAQISSEYGVHVTMLHRWKNTAVENMSSLFEDEGKKNATLKKEHEKETSELYAKIGRLTTEVEWLKKNLASNRTRDDRVAMVDHDSEKLSISRQAELLSLNRSSLYYNPVSVSDEEIRLRRRIDEIYTDRPVSGSRYITAILRREGWAINRKRVVRCMREMGIAGVSPGPNLSKRNLAHKIYPYLLRGVKASHPNHVWSIDITYIRLKRGWMYLVAVIDLYSRYIVSWELDQTLEIDFVLKATQTALGHAKPEIWNSDQGSHFTSPQYTDILKQAGVRISMDGKNRAVDNIFIERFWRTLKYQEVYTKEYATPREARESIRKFIYKYNHERPHQSLNYHTPAEIYLDGMKPEDPIPTSSRQNTYSGKEIA